The Triticum aestivum cultivar Chinese Spring unplaced genomic scaffold, IWGSC CS RefSeq v2.1 scaffold16706, whole genome shotgun sequence nucleotide sequence ACCAAAGATACAATAATTAACTAGCATGTTCACTTTGGTTCACGAGCTCCCAAGTCGTAATTAGTCCACAACGACTCGTCTACTGTGTTTACTTTGGTCCAAGTCTCGCCCAAACGAGACCACATTAGATGACTTTTGCACACGTGGTGTCCCTTGGAGTTTGCAAACAGTAAAAAAACATCCTTACTATTTTGTTCTATGTTATTTTTGTGATGCAAGTTAGACTTTTTTTATCCTctctatttttatatacaaggccataAACTCAGATTACATGTATCAATAAAAAATTAAATGTCTGTTTTGCAAGCCAGCTTTTCTTTTCATTTACTGTGATCAGTAAACTTCTCCGAACACAATGGTTTGGTGTTTAGATAAACCCCTAAGGgttttttttttttcaaaataaagcATCAAGGGAATACAAACACAATAAGCACATATCCGACCTCTGCATGTTTAGGGTGCACACATCGAAAACTTATGCACCCAAGTAGAAAATCGTCATATTCACATATTGCGGCACAGCAAGCCGGCGCCATCGTTCACATACCTGCAGACGGGATCATGGCCACTGATGTCTTACCACTAGAGAGTGCTGGTTCGGCTGAAATATTCACCACCGCCGCCGCACAGCCATACACGCTGCTTCAAGCCTTCATTCATAGATCACATCTCATAGCCAAAGGATAGCTGAGGAAAGGCCTCCCCGCCGTTGCCTTCACCGACCAGTTCCATGGCTTTGCAAggcatttttgcaaaaaaaaaaaaagttaACAAGAAGTTAGGACGAACAGGAAGGACGCAACGGCTTTGGTTCGGGTGGCCGCGGCTATTTGCTAGGGTCTTTTTTTGGTAAGGAGACAAACCTAAGGTTAGATGCTAAATGATACTCCCCCCGTTTCAAATTATAAGATGTTctggatatttcaatatgaactacatacctGCTAAAATGAGTGAACAATATAGTAAAACGCGTCTATATACATTTGATTTAGAAAAAGATAGAACATCTTATAATTCGGAACAGATGTAGTACAACTAAACTACTCTCGAGTGAAATGTATACCAAAGATACAATAATTAACTAGCATGTTCACTTTGGTTCACGAGCTCCCAAATCGTAATTAGTCCACAACGACTCGTCTACTGTGTTTATTTTGGTCCAAGTCTCGCCCAAACGAGACCACATCAGATGACTTTTGCACACGTGGTGTCCCTTGGAGTTTGCAAACAGTAAAAAAACATCCTTGATATTTTGTTCCATGTTATTTTTGTGATGCAAGTTAgattttttttatcctcttcttttttatatacaaggccacaaattcAGATTACATATATCAACGTAAAATTAAATGTCTGCTTTGCAAGTTAGCTTTTTTTTTTCATTTACTGCAATCAGTAAACTTTATCAAACTATCACGGATAACAGCAGGCTTTGTACCTCTCTCTGAGCATCTCATCACCATAGCCTGCATTGATGTTCGGCTACACAAATCCCATGGGTCATGGGAGGAGGTGACCAAACCATCCTTCTCGTTTCATCGCCGCTCTAGTTTGATAGTAGTGCTCGACCAAGTTGCTGCTTTCGTACTACttcctctgtttccaaatataaatctttttagaaatttcgataagaactacatacggatgtatatagacaaattttagagtgtagattcactcattctgctctgtatgtagtctgtattgaaatatctaaaaggacttatatttaaaaacggagggagtacatctgaaTTTGATAGTAACTAATCGTGCTACTTTGCCCTCTAACAGCGTATGCCTACAGCCTACTTGGCTCCTTTGACCGAGTCGAGGCGAGCGACTCCTCAACCAACTCCCGCTGAAGCTCACTCGGTGGCGGCCGCAACAGCAACAGCGATGGAGACGGTGACTTCGAAGGCAGGCGCAGCCAGGGACGGAGGTCTACGACGGCGACGCCATGGTACCTATGCCCCCCTCCCGTTCATCTGCCTCTGCCCCTCTGCTGCGTCACCTCTGCCAAATTGTTGGGAATCACTGAAGAAGTTTGAAGCAATTATACAATGTGGACAATACTGCAGGCCAGGAAACAATGagagagttataaataaataaatattaaaGCTTCATTGAGCTACCGCACAACTTTTTGGATCTCACCAGTCCTGCTGCAGCTAGCAATAGCACTCCTGCTCTGGTCATAGGAACTCCATCAAGCAGTCATAGATGGCACATCATGGTAGTTGGCATGTCCTTGTCAAGCATTATTGTCAAATACTCCTTCTGGAAACTACAGTCAAACACTAGGAGCATTGAATGTTCAAGAACGTTGGAGCTATCCTTTAATTGGTAGAATTATTTCACTCCTCATCTTTAAACGCTTGGCCTTGCTCAATATGTGATTCTAATTAAATTAACTGCTAGTGCTTTCAACGCAGTACTAATATATCGTGAGAGATGAGCTTCCCTGTCAAATTCCATCACAAAACTCATAGACTTTGTTTCACCAAAGTAGACACTCAAGCGAAACATTCCACTTATAAAAGAAGGGGTGGTGAACTTGACATGGATCTCACCATATCTGCAGTTGCAAGCGAATTTGTTAGCCGCTTCATCTCCTTCCTCATAAACAAGTACTCCTACTCAAGCCATGTGCGATTAGAGGAGAAGGTGGAGAGATTGCAGCATCTCCTAATGAGAGTACACACGGTCGTTGAAGAAGCAGATGGGAGATATATCATGAACTCCAGGATGGTGATGCAGCTCCAGTTGCTTTCAGAGGCCATGTACCAAGGCTACCATGTTGTTGACACCTTCAGGTACCAAAGCTTTGTGGACAAAGGCATCAGCGAGGTTTGCAACTCATCTATTTTGCCTTTCGCCATTCCTCTTAAGCGTACTCGCACAATTGAATGTACAAGAAGGGACAAAGTAGTGAACCTTGATTTAGATGGTGCCTTGAAAACCATGCAAAGTGTTGTGGCTAACATGATGGAGTTTGTTGTGCTTTTGGGTGGATGCGACCGCATGGTGCGTAGACCATATGATTCATATCTTTACTATGAAAATATCATGTTTGGACGCCATGCCGAAAAGCAAATGCTCTTGAACTTCTTGTTGCAACAGAACACGCCTGGTGATGAACCATCTGTTCTTCCAATCATAGGTGGTTGCACAGTCGGCAAGAAAACGTTGGTTGCTCATGTGTGCCGCGATGAGAGGGTGcagtcgcgcttctcttcggtttTGCACTTGAGTGGAGAAAACCTGCTGAAAATTCTTGAGCATGAAAGTACCATGTTAGGCAAAATGTTGGTAGTTGTTGAGTTTGCTTCCAATATAGATGACAACGATTGGAGAACATTCCACTCATTTGTTAAAAGGTTGGCTAGAGGTAGCAAGGTGATCATCATAAGTAAACTCCAAAGATCAGCCAGATTTGGATCAGTGAAGCCAATTTTTCTCAATAATTTGTCCTTCGAGGAATTATGGTACCTATTCAAGACACTGGCATTTGGAAGTGCAAACCCGGAAGAACATCCACGACTAGTACCAATAGCACAAGAATATGCCAAGATGTTGCACATGGAAGAGTCACTTCTTGTTATAAATCCAGTTGCAGATGTACTGAGGAACAACCTGAATGTCCAATTCTGGCTTTTCCTactaaaaaaaagaagaagaatgcttgaaaGGAACCTCTCTATATATGGTGTGGATCTGAAAATACAAATGGAACAAGGTTATCCACTTGACTTAACAGATTATGCTATGAATCCACTGCGCGCGATACCTTATTCAGCCATAGTTCCAAGAAAGAAGGAATTACCAACGGTGACACTTGGGGATCTCGTGGCAGATCCTAGTGTTAGGCCAAAAGGGGAGTTCAATTTAGTGACATGGGAATCAAGGATTCCTCCTTACAATTCAGCATCTTACTTTGTTCCGGACTGGGTTCAGGATATGCGTGAAGGTACCCTCTTGCCAGGGAGGAAGCGACGCGAATTCCATGTATAATCTTATAACATAGCTTCTATAATTTAGTgtaataattgttgtttagcttTTCATGGAATTTGTAGTCTTTTTGCAAAGACCCAAAGAATAATTTGGTGTCACTAGGCACACTAAGGCCACTCCGTGTCTGTAATTCTGCATGTATATGGTCCTTTTTCCTCTTACTCTATTTTTCCTTTTATACTTCATTCCTATCTTTTTTTCATCAGAGTGTGAATTAATGTAAAGTTGAAGAACTCTTATAATGGACAACACTGCACCACAACCACAGTGTCTCGGCACAATATCCTATGAGTTAAATGTTTATAGCTTTGGCTGGGTGGAGGAACTAGGGCTTCGACACCATATATTTAGAGCCGAAATGGGGTTTGGGCATTGTAGCAGAACCAAAATGTAATTAGTTTAACAACACGTAATGCCTCCTACGCCATCAGTTTCATCTTCAAACCTGGAGAGAGAAAAATCTCCGAAAAGATTACCATGACGTTTGAGACTTGGCCTGTTGGTTACAAAATTTGACTTTCAACAACATTAGCAGTCATCAATCTTTAAAAATGGTTAGAAGTCAATCTGATGGTGACCTGGATGGCAACAGATATCGTGATATTTTCCAAATGTAGTAGTTGGTATAAGATGAAGTCACTCATCCTTTGTTTGAACCGGCAAAAGTTTTTGTGCTTATTGCTGCTTGCCCAATAGAAAGGTCAACCATGGCTGCCTAGCACATGTCAGTCGCTTGATTGGATTGTCTTAGATACGCATATCAACATATGACATCAGATAATCAGATTTCAGAACAGTCTGTAGTTCAACAACACTAGACAGAAGGTGTACAAGAAATTGATCCTTACCATGGACATGTAGTACTGCTGCTTTAATTAGCTTAATTAGCCATCGGTAAGCTGTTGTTCCACGCCTCGGTGAAGGGTGCATTCGATTCATCTTAGACGCagaagaggaggaggccggaggcaaCAACGAGCTactggagacggcggcggcggcgggagcggttGTGTGGAAAATGCGCAGCTAGGAAAATTGTGTGTCGCCAGGAGGCACTGAGACTCTGGAGGCTACAGATCGCCGGCGCCTCCGACACAACTCTGCCGGGAGGTTGACATGGGCGGAGGAAGGGGATAGGGATAAGGGCTTGCTTCGCAAAAAGTGCTCGTATCCGGTCCAATAAATCTCACACGAAATTTGAGTTTCAACCAAATTAGCACTTGACGCTGACATGTATGCCTGTATGTGTATGACAACCTAGTTGCTGCCATAGGCGCAGTATTACCTagtagtgacctaaacgctcttgtatctatatctatatctatgtcTATACTTacctaataataaatgggctattgcTTCTGGGGGTACATCACCAAAATTGCCtccaaagttgcaaaatattacccaccaatgccacttGCAAGTGATTAAAAACGTTTTACACAGAGGAATGCCCGGCCTGGGCGGCCCATGAAGTTGGGACATCCTATACTGCTCTGCGGGGAGAAGACGCGGCCCTCCCGTTTGGGCCGGCACATATCTGGGCAACCTCactttaaaatttcaatttttctttttttgttttagtttttatgATTTAAATTATTTGGTACTccaaaaagttaaaaaaaattgaaaacaagaaTTTTGAAATAAAAGGTTTAACAAATCATAAA carries:
- the LOC123172371 gene encoding uncharacterized protein, whose amino-acid sequence is MDLTISAVASEFVSRFISFLINKYSYSSHVRLEEKVERLQHLLMRVHTVVEEADGRYIMNSRMVMQLQLLSEAMYQGYHVVDTFRYQSFVDKGISEVCNSSILPFAIPLKRTRTIECTRRDKVVNLDLDGALKTMQSVVANMMEFVVLLGGCDRMVRRPYDSYLYYENIMFGRHAEKQMLLNFLLQQNTPGDEPSVLPIIGGCTVGKKTLVAHVCRDERVQSRFSSVLHLSGENLLKILEHESTMLGKMLVVVEFASNIDDNDWRTFHSFVKRLARGSKVIIISKLQRSARFGSVKPIFLNNLSFEELWYLFKTLAFGSANPEEHPRLVPIAQEYAKMLHMEESLLVINPVADVLRNNLNVQFWLFLLKKRRRMLERNLSIYGVDLKIQMEQGYPLDLTDYAMNPLRAIPYSAIVPRKKELPTVTLGDLVADPSVRPKGEFNLVTWESRIPPYNSASYFVPDWVQDMREGTLLPGRKRREFHV